One Sinorhizobium sp. BG8 DNA window includes the following coding sequences:
- a CDS encoding LysR family transcriptional regulator yields MTLSLRQCEKMEQRKRRLPPLKSLLFLETVVRTGSVTAAADELSITHSAVSKQLSQLEAWMGVPLFIEKRKGMIPTADIDRLAAVLGNAFDEIHDALEQLRPSRIERSKLQVIAPATFAMRWLIPKLQEFHTPERPVDTMVRPTHTPDNWLDMPFDGRSAGGIIPSQFSPRHLFTETLSLVLPARIAGHGKVITKESLKEIGLLEAVTRPGELKTWLKTAGLAGSMAGQALKLPHFYIALDAMFAGRGALVVPTFLIEDTCFAARSSNRSRNCGSRGRPIRSSPIRRPGKERRRRASSIGSSPAYRNDASRADRRKPACIVKRRRVRWPETAIKPVK; encoded by the coding sequence GTGACATTATCGCTAAGGCAATGTGAGAAAATGGAACAACGAAAACGTCGCCTCCCGCCGCTCAAATCTCTGTTGTTTCTTGAGACCGTGGTGCGGACCGGAAGCGTTACTGCCGCGGCGGACGAATTGTCGATCACCCATAGCGCTGTAAGTAAGCAGCTTTCGCAGTTGGAAGCGTGGATGGGCGTTCCGCTCTTTATAGAGAAGCGTAAAGGGATGATCCCGACGGCCGACATCGACCGTCTGGCGGCGGTGCTCGGCAATGCCTTCGACGAGATCCACGATGCACTGGAGCAACTGCGTCCGTCACGGATCGAGCGCTCTAAGCTGCAGGTGATCGCGCCCGCGACATTCGCGATGCGATGGCTGATCCCGAAATTGCAGGAATTCCACACGCCGGAGCGTCCGGTGGATACGATGGTGCGTCCGACGCATACGCCGGACAATTGGCTGGATATGCCATTCGACGGGCGATCCGCCGGCGGCATCATCCCATCGCAGTTTTCGCCCCGGCATCTCTTTACCGAGACGCTGTCGCTGGTGTTGCCCGCACGGATCGCCGGCCACGGCAAGGTCATCACCAAGGAAAGCCTGAAGGAGATCGGGTTGCTCGAAGCGGTCACCCGACCGGGTGAACTGAAGACCTGGCTGAAGACCGCCGGGTTGGCAGGCAGCATGGCCGGTCAGGCGCTGAAGCTTCCGCATTTCTATATCGCGCTGGACGCGATGTTCGCCGGTCGTGGAGCGCTGGTCGTGCCCACCTTCCTGATTGAGGACACCTGCTTCGCGGCGAGGTCGTCGAACCGTTCCCGGAATTGCGGGTCGAGGGGCCGTCCTATCAGGTCTTCGCCAATCCGGCGTCCCGGGAAAGAGAGGCGGCGGCGGGCTTCGTCGATTGGATCGTCTCCTGCGTACCGGAACGACGCCAGTCGGGCGGACAGAAGGAAGCCCGCCTGCATAGTGAAGCGCAGGCGGGTCCGTTGGCCTGAAACGGCGATAAAGCCTGTTAAATGA